In Ciconia boyciana chromosome 3, ASM3463844v1, whole genome shotgun sequence, a genomic segment contains:
- the SF3B6 gene encoding splicing factor 3B subunit 6: MAMQAAKRANIRLPPEVNRILYIRNLPYKITAEEMYDIFGKYGPIRQIRVGNTPETRGTAYVVYEDIFDAKNACDHLSGFNVCNRYLVVLYYNANRAFQKMDTKKKEEQLKLLKEKYGINTDPPK; the protein is encoded by the exons ATGGCGATGCAAGCGGCCAAGCGAGCCAAC ATTCGGCTGCCTCCAGAAGTCAATCGGATCCTGTATATTAGGAACCTGCCATATAAAATCACAGCTGAGGAAATGTATGATATTTTTGGGAAGTATGGGCCTATTCGACAAATCAGAGT TGGAAACACTCCTGAAACTAGAGGAACAGCCTATGTGGTCTATGAAGACATCTTTGATGCCAAAAATGCTTGTGATCACCTGTCGGGATTCAACGTGTGCAACAGATACCTTGTCGTTTTGTACTATAATGCAAACAGG GCGTTCCAGAAGATGgacacaaagaagaaagaagaacagCTTAAGCTTCTCAAGGAAAAATACGGGATTAATACAGACCCACCAAAATAA
- the FKBP1B gene encoding peptidyl-prolyl cis-trans isomerase FKBP1B isoform X2, which produces MGVEIETISPGDGMLQNGKKFDSSRDRNKPFRFKIGRQEVIKGFEEGVTQMSLGQRAKLTCTPEMAYGATGHPGVIPPNATLLFDVELLRWHSGRSLWDQRYQERAGRGCWDREVS; this is translated from the exons GAATGCTACAGAATGGAAAGAAGTTTGATTCCTCCAGAGACAGAAACAAGCCTTTCAGGTTCAAGATTGGCAGGCAAGAAGTCATTAAAGGATTTGAAGAAGGTGTTACACAG ATGAGCTTAGGACAAAGAGCAAAGTTGACCTGCACACCTGAGATGGCCTACGGAGCCACAGGCCACCCTGGGGTCATCCCTCCCAATGCTACTCTCCTCTTTGATGTGGAGCTTCTCAG ATGGCACAGTGGAAGATCTCTATGGGACCAGAGGTACCAGGAACGTGCAGGTAGGGGCTGCTGGGACAGAGAGGTTTCCTGA
- the TP53I3 gene encoding quinone oxidoreductase PIG3 isoform X1, producing MLAAYFDCPGGPENLYVKEVMKPHPGEGEVLVKVSASALNRADLLQRRGKYPPPKGASDILGLEAAGSVAGLGPGCKGQWKTGDAVMALLSGGGQAEYVTVPEGYLMPIPNDMTFTQAAAIPEAWLTAFQLLHFVGKIQKGERVLIHAGASGVGMAAIQLVRLAKAIPIVTVGTQEKLKATANAGAAAGFNYKNEDFSEKVLAFTQGSGVDIILDCVGGSYWEKNLNCLSTDGRWIIYGLLSGGEVHGDLLTGLLSKRASIHTSLLRSRDKEYKEQLVKAFTENVLPYFSGGTSPHLQPLVDSVYPLHEIAEAHRIMEENKNIGKIVIEMPTSS from the exons atgttgGCAGCCTATTTTGATTGCCCAGGAGGCCCAGAAAATCTCTATGTGAAAGAAGTGATGAAACCACATCCAGGAGAAGGAGAAGTTCTTGTGAAGGTCTCTGCCAGCGCTTTGAATAGGGCTGATTTACTCCAG aGGAGAGGGAAGTACCCTCCCCCCAAAGGAGCAAGTGATATTTTAGGCTTAGAAGCAGCTGGGAGCGTGGCTGGGCTCGGACCTGGCTGCAAGGGCCAGTGGAAGACTGGTGATGCAGTGATGGCTCTGCTCTCCGGAGGTGGCCAGGCAGAATACGTTACTGTACCTGAAGGCTACCTGATGCCAATTCCCAATGATATGACATTTACTCAGGCTGCAGCCATTCCCGAAGCCTGGTTAACAGCctttcagctgctgcattttgtaG GTAAAATACAGAAGGGCGAGAGAGTGTTGATTCATGCTGGAGCTAGCGGAGTTGGTATGGCAGCCATTCAGCTGGTAAGGCTGGCAAAAGCTATTCCCATCGTGACAGTGGGAACTcaagagaaactgaaagcaacagcaaaCGCTGGAGCAGCTGCGGGGTTCAACTACAAGAATGAAGATTTTAGTGAAAAGGTCTTGGCATTCACCCAAG GTTCTGGAGTAGATATTATTTTAGATTGTGTTGGTGGCTCATACTGGGAGAAGAATCTCAACTGTCTGAGTACTGATGGCCGGTGGATTATTTATGGACTACTGAGTGGAGGTGAAGTACATGGAGATCTGCTTACAGGGCTGCTTTCCAAAAGAGCAAGCATCCACACAAGTTTATTACGATCACGAGACAAGGAG tataAGGAACAGCTGGTGAAAGCCTTCACAGAAAACGTACTGCCTTATTTTTCTGGGGGAACCTCCCCTCATCTCCAACCACTTGTTGACAGTGTTTACCCCCTGCATGAGATTGCAGAGGCACACAGGAtcatggaagaaaacaagaatattgGCAAAATTGTCATCGAAATGCCCACTTCATCTTAA
- the TP53I3 gene encoding quinone oxidoreductase PIG3 isoform X2: protein MNQLQALLNDSLIRTKHVENAAIIDIKERKVCASTFGFNVPPENALSLIYTFDKNLLQVRRGGLCFKEKYYKCVRADEHSIYLQNPDGGLIVVKTKTFILVATYRVGMYPSVCVEAVEKLEKMLAAYFDCPGGPENLYVKEVMKPHPGEGEVLVKVSASALNRADLLQRRGKYPPPKGASDILGLEAAGSVAGLGPGCKGQWKTGDAVMALLSGGGQAEYVTVPEGYLMPIPNDMTFTQAAAIPEAWLTAFQLLHFVGKIQKGERVLIHAGASGVGMAAIQLVRLAKAIPIVTVGTQEKLKATANAGAAAGFNYKNEDFSEKVLAFTQGSGVDIILDCVGGSYWEKNLNCLSTDGRWIIYGLLSGGEVHGDLLTGLLSKRASIHTSLLRSRDKEYKEQLVKAFTENVLPYFSGGTSPHLQPLVDSVYPLHEIAEAHRIMEENKNIGKIVIEMPTSS, encoded by the exons atgaaccAACTGCAGGCTTTGCTGAATGACAGTCTTATCAGAACAAAGCATGTGGAAAACGCAGCTATCATCGacataaaggaaagaaaagtctgtGCATCAACCTTTGGCTTTAAT GTGCCACCAGAGAATGCTTTAAGCCTTATCTACACTTTCGACAAGAACTTATTGCAAGTTAGAAGGGGAGGACTCTGCTTCAAGGAGAAGTACTATAAATGTGTCCGCGCAGATGAGCATTCCATCTATCTCCAAAAT CCAGATGGAGGCCTGATAGTTGTGAAGACGAAGACTTTCATCCTGGTTGCTACTTACAGAGTGGGCATGTATCCCAGCGTGTGCGTGGAAGCTGTAGAGAAACTAG agaaaatgttgGCAGCCTATTTTGATTGCCCAGGAGGCCCAGAAAATCTCTATGTGAAAGAAGTGATGAAACCACATCCAGGAGAAGGAGAAGTTCTTGTGAAGGTCTCTGCCAGCGCTTTGAATAGGGCTGATTTACTCCAG aGGAGAGGGAAGTACCCTCCCCCCAAAGGAGCAAGTGATATTTTAGGCTTAGAAGCAGCTGGGAGCGTGGCTGGGCTCGGACCTGGCTGCAAGGGCCAGTGGAAGACTGGTGATGCAGTGATGGCTCTGCTCTCCGGAGGTGGCCAGGCAGAATACGTTACTGTACCTGAAGGCTACCTGATGCCAATTCCCAATGATATGACATTTACTCAGGCTGCAGCCATTCCCGAAGCCTGGTTAACAGCctttcagctgctgcattttgtaG GTAAAATACAGAAGGGCGAGAGAGTGTTGATTCATGCTGGAGCTAGCGGAGTTGGTATGGCAGCCATTCAGCTGGTAAGGCTGGCAAAAGCTATTCCCATCGTGACAGTGGGAACTcaagagaaactgaaagcaacagcaaaCGCTGGAGCAGCTGCGGGGTTCAACTACAAGAATGAAGATTTTAGTGAAAAGGTCTTGGCATTCACCCAAG GTTCTGGAGTAGATATTATTTTAGATTGTGTTGGTGGCTCATACTGGGAGAAGAATCTCAACTGTCTGAGTACTGATGGCCGGTGGATTATTTATGGACTACTGAGTGGAGGTGAAGTACATGGAGATCTGCTTACAGGGCTGCTTTCCAAAAGAGCAAGCATCCACACAAGTTTATTACGATCACGAGACAAGGAG tataAGGAACAGCTGGTGAAAGCCTTCACAGAAAACGTACTGCCTTATTTTTCTGGGGGAACCTCCCCTCATCTCCAACCACTTGTTGACAGTGTTTACCCCCTGCATGAGATTGCAGAGGCACACAGGAtcatggaagaaaacaagaatattgGCAAAATTGTCATCGAAATGCCCACTTCATCTTAA